The Fibrobacter sp. DNA segment TTGCGGGCTGGCATGACCGAACCGAAGACGTTTCTGGAAACGTGGAGGGATTCTGTTTTGCGGGATAATGCAATCTCTTATTGGCGTTCCCCGCGCTCCGCACGGGTCGGGCTATATTTTATGGGGTGCCCGGTTCACTCCGTTCCCGCCCAACCTCATAAAACCGAGCCTGAAGTCTCGGCCCCAAGGGGTCACTATCCCTAACTCGGATGCATGGAAAGAATTATTTCAACATTTTAGGTATTCTTTGATTCCTGCCTTTTTTGTAGAAAATCAAGAATTTCTTCAAAAGACACTGATTTTGCCAAGAATGGTTTAAATTTAAACCCCGTCAGTTTATCTTTCCACTCACAATCTCGCCATAAAATTTGAACATTCAACTGCGTTTCATGAAAAGAAGTCAACTCTTTGCTCGATATACTATGTGGCAGGACACAAAAAATATGGAATCTCTTCGCCTCGGTATTTTTCAAAACAAACCACCACTCTTTTTCCAAAAACTTCTTCTGCGGAGCAAGCCAATAAACCTTTGAAGTTGTATTTAATGTTGCGAATGTATGTTCAGCCTCAGGTTTCAAAATATCCTGATTTATAAGGGAACACAGAGCTATTGCAAATTGTTTTTCAGAATATCCTCCGACTGAAATCATTTATCTCCTTGGTCATCTCCATCTTTTTTATTTCAGCGTTGCCAAATCTTCATCCTTGAAAAAATCAAGAATCTCCTATTTATTACCAACACTTTTCAGCCATTCTGCATCTGCTTTCATAATGGTATAAGTGCAATCTTTAGGCTTTGCTTTCCCAGTATTGTTTATTTTTAGGACATCCAATACACTTCCCAAAAAGTTACTCTTTATAGCATAATTCACATTTTGGGATTTTCCTTCTAGTCGAGATACAACTATTCCTATAATTTTATCTTTTCTAACCAACGGACCTCCTGAATTTCCAGGCTGTACAGCGGCATCAATTTGGTATGTTTTCACATCGTCTTGATAACCCTTACGTGAGGAAATTATTCCCTTTGTAGCCTTAAGACTAAATCCTTGTTTCAAAATTTGAGGATAACCATAAACCGTAACATCCTCCCCAATGTCATAGATTTTTCGATCAATGGCGCACGAAGTAAGTTTCTTGTCTGATTTTAGCACAGCAATATCCAATTCCAAATCTTCATAAATAACACTTAATGTAATATTGCTAGAATCATCCTGGTAATCATTCGTCGCAAAAATTGAATCAGCACCATCTACAACATGCTGATTTGTCACCATAGTCCTTTCATTAATCGCAAAACCAGAGCCAAAACCTGTATTTCCCAAGGACGGAATATAATTTCCCTCAAAGTCAAATAAAATTTTCCAATGATGTTCTAGATAATAGTATGCATAGTCATTTCCCATAATAAATTTTGCAGGCCATACACCACTATAACCATAATAAACTGTAATCCTTTCGTCATTATAATTTACAGTATCTCTTTTTTCTGTAACAACTAAATCATAATTTGAAGAATAATCTTGATCCCTAGTAGTATATCGTGTCGTTATCTTAATCGAATCTCTTTCCCCCGCAACGAACATCAATTCCATTGTTCCGCTAGCAAGGAACGATGATTCTCTTTCATAATTTTCCGTCCGAGTATTATAGTAATCAACA contains these protein-coding regions:
- a CDS encoding S1C family serine protease; this encodes MRKIVKYLCLIGFVVGILHASPYETTSWLVNQNKSYAIKGLAVDYYNTRTENYERESSFLASGTMELMFVAGERDSIKITTRYTTRDQDYSSNYDLVVTEKRDTVNYNDERITVYYGYSGVWPAKFIMGNDYAYYYLEHHWKILFDFEGNYIPSLGNTGFGSGFAINERTMVTNQHVVDGADSIFATNDYQDDSSNITLSVIYEDLELDIAVLKSDKKLTSCAIDRKIYDIGEDVTVYGYPQILKQGFSLKATKGIISSRKGYQDDVKTYQIDAAVQPGNSGGPLVRKDKIIGIVVSRLEGKSQNVNYAIKSNFLGSVLDVLKINNTGKAKPKDCTYTIMKADAEWLKSVGNK